From a single Phacochoerus africanus isolate WHEZ1 chromosome 11, ROS_Pafr_v1, whole genome shotgun sequence genomic region:
- the TAGLN gene encoding transgelin, whose protein sequence is MANKGPSYGMSREVQSKIEKKYDEELEERLVEWIIVQCGSDVGRPDRGRLGFQVWLKNGVILSKLVNSLYPDGSKPVKVPENPPSMVFKQMEQVAQFLKAAEDYGVTKTDMFQTVDLFEGKDLAAVQRTLMALGSLAVTKNDGHYRGDPNWFMKKAQEHKREFTESQLQEGKHVIGLQMGSNRGASQAGMTGYGRPRQIIS, encoded by the exons ATGGCCAACAAGGGTCCTTCCTATGGCATGAGCCGAGAAGTGCAATCCAAAATTGAGAAGAAGTACGACGAGGAGCTGGAGGAACGGCTGGTGGAGTGGATCATAGTGCAGTGTGGCTCCGACGTGGGGCGCCCGGACCGTGGGCGCCTGGGCTTCCAGGTCTGGCTGAAGAACGGCGTG ATTTTGAGCAAGCTGGTCAACAGCCTGTATCCTGATGGCTCCAAACCCGTGAAGGTGCCCGAGAACCCACCCTCCATGGTCTTCAAGCAAATGGAGCAGGTGGCTCAGTTCTTAAAGGCCGCTGAGGACTATGGCGTCACCAAGACTGACATGTTCCAGACTGTTGACCTCTTCGAAG GCAAAGACCTGGCCGCGGTGCAGAGGACCCTGATGGCTCTGGGCAGCTTGGCCGTGACCAAGAATGATGGACACTACCGTGGCGATCCCAACTGGTTTATGAA gaaaGCCCAGGAGCATAAGAGGGAATTCACAGAGAGCCAACTGCAGGAGGGAAAGCATGTCATTGGCCTGCAGATGGGCAGCAACAGAGGGGCCTCCCAGGCTGGCATGACAGGCTACGGACGACCTCGGCAGATCATCAGTTAG